In Candidatus Zixiibacteriota bacterium, the following proteins share a genomic window:
- a CDS encoding DUF1573 domain-containing protein encodes MSKRTMAVVLTLLVILAVGSAQAAPRLLIKESSFDFGFAPQNSKVSHIFWLYSTGDDTLKILKVKPG; translated from the coding sequence ATGAGCAAAAGGACAATGGCCGTCGTTCTGACCCTATTGGTCATACTGGCAGTCGGAAGTGCCCAAGCTGCCCCTCGACTGCTGATCAAAGAAAGCTCCTTCGATTTCGGCTTCGCACCTCAGAACTCGAAGGTCTCGCACATTTTCTGGTTATACTCGACCGGAGATGACACCCTCAAGATTCTAAAGGTGAAACCCGGCTGA
- a CDS encoding DUF1573 domain-containing protein, whose product MKWPLLTLMLLLAALSVSADAKLEILSNRFDFGMIPNQSTVSHQFWFRASGSDTVKIQTIKTGCQCTTMPLEQDWLAPGDSMKVKVTWELGRRIGNTGQYPRVFIVDNPEPHYISLIGNAAQALDILRPVSIKPYKATFARTSSHSIDSVGFTLTNHSDEDLDLNIVSYPSESYEVSFPAQVAGGSAAEGYVKITPQTSDSEFKGSITIEFEGAKKNRLTIPVQRKFY is encoded by the coding sequence ATGAAATGGCCTCTTTTGACATTGATGCTGTTGTTGGCTGCCCTGAGTGTTTCGGCCGACGCCAAACTGGAGATTCTTTCCAATAGGTTTGACTTTGGGATGATACCGAATCAGTCCACTGTTTCCCACCAATTCTGGTTTAGAGCCTCCGGCAGCGATACGGTCAAGATTCAGACCATAAAAACCGGCTGCCAATGCACCACCATGCCGCTGGAGCAAGATTGGCTGGCTCCGGGTGATTCAATGAAAGTTAAGGTGACCTGGGAACTGGGCCGCCGGATAGGCAACACTGGTCAGTATCCGCGAGTGTTCATTGTCGACAATCCGGAACCACACTACATTTCCCTGATCGGTAATGCCGCTCAGGCTCTGGATATCCTGAGGCCGGTGTCGATCAAACCATACAAAGCCACTTTCGCCAGAACCTCCTCTCATTCCATCGACAGCGTTGGCTTTACCCTGACCAACCATTCCGATGAGGATCTGGACCTGAATATCGTTTCCTATCCGTCCGAGTCCTACGAAGTGAGCTTCCCGGCGCAGGTGGCCGGTGGGTCGGCGGCTGAAGGCTATGTAAAGATTACCCCACAGACTTCCGATTCGGAGTTTAAGGGCTCGATTACAATCGAGTTCGAAGGCGCCAAAAAGAACCGTCTGACGATACCTGTTCAACGTAAGTTCTATTAG
- a CDS encoding GWxTD domain-containing protein produces MIRKVCLWVVLPALLCLVVSQQSVSQSGRLTLYGGLTLFGNPSYDSLSLAEYSFSINRHELEFYQPLIDDSLYYARVFAQIDLFNTRGVVIDSAATFFSVRVKTPMEASQAGFRLFNKVSMYIPPGVYSARLTVIDAASKRRAEVFYNSFTVVPPVTDYVSLSGVTFAHDITAIDDSVVTDRRMVRNGFKVVPNPISTFNTDDWRVNLYAEAYNLSFLPDQTSQVEVALSVLNIDSSLYMDIQKKSLDNRGTSAVITEAFGISDWPPGVYICRLIVNDMSSSQADTVDAAFQIVSVEQLAIDKNARKAFDPYDTLSLQSRVRLVYYRLTPVEKQTLSSLGDKAKLNYLEQYWKEHDDYPETPEVENRLELIELFDDANRLYSVNPEKTDGWNTHLGRVLMQYGRPSEIEDKTAEWVNALPMQIWYYWELEEGKFFLFADTRHDFDFKLVHSNVEGEVYDKNWQAIIDAGWVDVGFSPFGED; encoded by the coding sequence GTGATAAGAAAAGTCTGCCTGTGGGTTGTGCTGCCGGCCTTGCTGTGCCTGGTCGTGAGCCAACAGAGTGTGTCTCAGTCGGGTCGGCTGACTTTGTATGGGGGATTGACGCTGTTCGGCAATCCGTCGTATGATTCATTGTCGCTGGCTGAGTATTCATTTTCAATCAACCGTCATGAACTGGAATTCTACCAGCCATTGATCGACGATTCACTGTACTATGCGCGCGTGTTTGCCCAGATCGATCTCTTCAACACCAGGGGAGTGGTAATCGACTCGGCGGCCACTTTCTTCTCGGTACGAGTGAAGACTCCCATGGAGGCTTCGCAGGCCGGTTTTCGACTGTTCAACAAAGTGTCCATGTACATACCGCCAGGAGTGTATTCGGCACGACTGACGGTGATTGATGCTGCCAGCAAACGTCGGGCCGAAGTGTTCTACAACTCATTCACGGTTGTTCCGCCGGTTACCGATTACGTGTCGCTCAGCGGCGTGACCTTCGCGCACGATATCACGGCCATAGATGACAGTGTGGTCACGGATCGGCGCATGGTTCGCAATGGGTTCAAGGTAGTTCCTAATCCGATCTCGACCTTCAACACCGATGACTGGAGGGTGAATCTCTACGCCGAAGCGTACAACCTCAGTTTCTTACCCGATCAGACTTCCCAGGTGGAAGTGGCGCTCTCTGTTCTCAACATCGACAGCAGTTTATATATGGATATCCAGAAGAAATCTTTGGATAACAGAGGGACGTCGGCGGTTATCACGGAAGCCTTCGGTATCTCGGACTGGCCGCCCGGTGTATATATATGTCGCCTGATTGTGAATGATATGAGTAGTTCGCAGGCCGATACCGTCGATGCGGCATTTCAGATCGTTTCGGTCGAGCAACTGGCCATAGATAAGAACGCGCGCAAAGCGTTCGATCCATACGATACGCTCTCGCTTCAGTCCAGAGTTCGATTGGTATACTATCGCCTGACGCCTGTCGAAAAGCAGACACTATCCAGCCTGGGTGACAAAGCCAAGCTCAATTATCTGGAACAGTATTGGAAGGAACACGACGATTATCCCGAAACGCCGGAAGTCGAAAACCGGCTTGAGCTGATCGAGCTATTCGACGATGCCAATCGCCTGTACTCCGTCAATCCGGAGAAGACCGACGGATGGAATACCCATCTCGGACGAGTACTCATGCAATATGGTCGTCCTTCGGAAATTGAGGACAAGACGGCCGAGTGGGTGAACGCTCTTCCGATGCAGATTTGGTATTACTGGGAGTTGGAGGAAGGCAAGTTCTTTCTGTTTGCCGACACCCGACATGATTTCGACTTCAAGCTGGTTCATTCCAATGTAGAAGGGGAGGTCTACGACAAGAACTGGCAGGCTATCATCGACGCCGGATGGGTCGACGTGGGTTTCAGCCCCTTTGGAGAAGACTAA
- a CDS encoding methylglyoxal synthase: MAKKTLVAVLASHDSVSKNNELIEVFEKLHELDQPEILKSFHFVFTGGTYRRLFAPRRLPDEIKTLKTLGPASLKNVIRALEEVKEFEGIGPMNKDVKDFIIKQCGVTVLPDRKLGGVTILSNLIVHSQCSIIWPFLSSLTSHWLNPENLALMRLCDFWNVKRLMNRASVEEWFKHEAERDAKRLPQKVNPLDVRLVTTPVKKTGAKKKGTKAVEGLKVKKNTKTGCYEVNVAQPPKRRVMLPLEKQRIALIAHDDVKPRMIRFAAQYEEVLMKFERILTTGTTGSEVEKACSRLCSLGKVVKCQSGPKGGDIEIATEILANRCHVVIFFVDPLNPHPHIDDIRVVFGACMREQPNSTVHMFTNEFHAREWMEEVIRR; this comes from the coding sequence ATGGCTAAGAAGACCTTAGTAGCGGTTTTGGCTAGTCATGATAGCGTGTCCAAGAACAACGAACTGATCGAGGTTTTTGAGAAACTCCATGAACTAGATCAGCCTGAAATCCTAAAGAGCTTTCATTTTGTATTTACGGGTGGCACCTATCGGAGGTTGTTCGCCCCTCGCAGGCTGCCGGATGAGATCAAGACGCTGAAGACATTGGGGCCAGCGTCGCTGAAGAACGTGATTAGGGCATTGGAAGAAGTGAAGGAGTTCGAAGGAATAGGACCGATGAACAAAGACGTTAAGGACTTCATAATCAAGCAATGTGGAGTCACGGTCTTGCCTGACCGAAAGCTCGGCGGTGTCACCATCCTGTCCAATCTCATCGTACACAGTCAATGCAGTATAATCTGGCCGTTTCTATCTTCTCTTACTTCTCACTGGCTGAATCCGGAGAACCTGGCACTAATGCGCCTATGTGATTTCTGGAATGTCAAACGCTTGATGAACCGTGCATCTGTCGAAGAGTGGTTCAAGCACGAGGCCGAACGTGACGCAAAACGCCTGCCTCAGAAGGTCAACCCTTTGGATGTTCGATTAGTAACGACTCCCGTGAAGAAAACAGGAGCAAAGAAAAAGGGAACAAAGGCAGTGGAGGGGCTAAAGGTCAAAAAGAATACCAAGACCGGCTGTTATGAAGTGAATGTGGCACAGCCCCCAAAAAGGCGCGTGATGCTTCCGCTGGAGAAACAGAGAATCGCTCTGATCGCCCACGACGATGTGAAACCGCGTATGATACGCTTCGCTGCCCAGTATGAAGAAGTTCTGATGAAGTTTGAGAGAATCCTTACTACCGGAACAACCGGCTCGGAAGTTGAAAAGGCCTGCAGTCGGCTGTGTTCCTTGGGGAAAGTTGTGAAGTGCCAATCCGGGCCCAAAGGTGGGGACATTGAGATCGCTACCGAAATCCTAGCCAACAGATGCCACGTCGTGATCTTCTTTGTTGACCCATTGAATCCTCACCCCCACATAGACGATATCAGAGTAGTTTTCGGCGCCTGTATGCGTGAACAGCCAAACAGTACAGTTCACATGTTCACCAATGAGTTCCATGCACGCGAATGGATGGAGGAAGTGATACGGCGTTGA
- a CDS encoding FAD-binding oxidoreductase yields MDILTRLRHFVDPDRISTQADQLAVVSRDESTLDPVTPLAVVWPLDAAEISRIIVECRETQTPVTTRGAGSALEGSTIPSLGGLVLDLSRLTEIVQLYQDDLQVTVQPGIIYDDLNNKLKSEGLFFPPAPGGSGDVATIGGMVSTNASGIYSIKYGGTREYILQLEVVTGTGETMTLGSRAIKRSSGYNLVDLIAGSEGTLAIITSITLRLAGLPEGRRQIGFVFDDDVAAAAAVSEMARYGLDLAAVEFLDSALVRALNRLKEYGLVEAPCLFLEFHGPAQVLDSSAEMATTICRELGGKPLVLADNQRPWDIRHYATDAIKHLKPGYEIIRNDVAFPISKLPEMVEFCHTAGRELELTIHTFGHVGMGLLHALILARRDVKDEWQRGLDLSDRIIRRTIELGGTISGEHGIGLGHKNLFELEHGKAVELMRQIKRQFDPDNILNPGKIFDM; encoded by the coding sequence ATGGATATACTCACCCGCCTCCGCCACTTCGTTGACCCCGATCGGATATCAACACAGGCCGACCAGTTGGCCGTGGTTTCCAGGGATGAATCCACCCTTGATCCGGTGACACCATTGGCCGTAGTCTGGCCTCTGGATGCCGCGGAAATCAGCCGCATCATTGTCGAGTGCCGCGAAACACAAACACCGGTTACCACTCGAGGGGCGGGCAGCGCTCTGGAAGGGTCGACTATCCCCTCCCTTGGCGGCCTGGTGCTCGATCTGAGCCGATTGACCGAGATTGTACAGCTCTACCAAGACGACCTGCAAGTTACTGTACAGCCGGGTATTATCTATGACGACCTAAACAATAAGTTGAAATCCGAAGGACTCTTCTTCCCCCCCGCCCCCGGTGGTTCCGGCGATGTTGCCACGATCGGCGGCATGGTCTCGACCAATGCCTCAGGTATTTACTCAATCAAATACGGCGGCACCCGCGAGTATATTCTTCAGCTTGAAGTCGTGACCGGCACCGGTGAAACAATGACTCTCGGCTCACGCGCCATCAAGAGATCAAGCGGCTACAACCTCGTCGACCTGATTGCAGGCTCCGAGGGGACCTTGGCCATTATTACCTCGATAACATTAAGACTGGCCGGCCTTCCCGAAGGTCGTCGTCAGATCGGCTTTGTCTTTGACGACGATGTTGCCGCTGCCGCCGCTGTGTCGGAGATGGCCCGATATGGCCTGGACCTGGCCGCGGTCGAGTTTTTGGACAGCGCCCTGGTGCGCGCTTTGAATCGACTGAAGGAGTACGGACTGGTGGAGGCCCCCTGTCTCTTTCTGGAATTCCACGGACCGGCCCAGGTCCTGGACTCAAGTGCCGAAATGGCCACAACTATTTGCCGGGAGCTTGGTGGAAAACCTCTGGTGCTGGCCGATAATCAGCGACCATGGGATATTCGGCATTACGCCACCGATGCCATAAAACACCTGAAACCGGGCTACGAAATTATCCGCAACGATGTCGCCTTCCCTATCTCGAAACTGCCGGAGATGGTTGAGTTTTGCCACACCGCCGGTCGCGAACTGGAATTGACCATCCACACCTTCGGACATGTCGGCATGGGGCTTTTGCACGCCCTGATTCTGGCCCGGCGCGACGTCAAAGACGAATGGCAACGCGGCCTTGATCTCAGCGACCGGATTATTCGACGGACAATTGAGCTGGGCGGGACAATCTCAGGCGAGCATGGAATCGGCTTGGGTCACAAGAACCTGTTTGAGTTGGAGCACGGAAAAGCCGTTGAGCTGATGCGGCAAATCAAGAGACAGTTTGACCCGGACAACATACTCAATCCGGGCAAGATATTCGATATGTAG
- a CDS encoding ABC transporter permease gives MREAIIMGLSSLRSNKLRSSLTILGVMIAVTSVIGLASIIDGLNNAVNEEIDTFGNNIIDIDRFPPNTDWDELTDAERNRPYMTTGEANAIRDNCPHVEGVAPQNHYWAPGGNIIKYSNRKVSNIRYHGTWPDYLKVRDKNLTEGRFITEYDLQARSMVCVLGAQVAENLFLGETAIGKEVRLNGERFVVVGVFEDVKSNFDNDYQNNLVTIPLTTKEKLQPWDKALSLVARARSMEEMEQAKEEIINALRIYRRVPFNQDNNFALMTQDTFKEQFANITDYIYLGMIVITSVGLMVGGIGVMNIMLVSVTERTREIGVRKAIGAKRSNIIMQFLTEATTLSGAGGSVGILAGIMLGLGANSAFGFPLSLSMFWIAIGFVVSVSVGLVSGVYPAYKASRLDPIEALRYE, from the coding sequence ATGAGAGAAGCCATCATCATGGGACTCAGTTCCCTGCGTTCGAATAAACTCAGATCTTCTCTGACTATTCTGGGTGTGATGATCGCCGTCACTTCAGTCATAGGCCTGGCTTCGATAATAGACGGCCTCAACAACGCGGTCAACGAAGAGATCGACACCTTTGGAAATAACATCATTGACATTGATCGCTTTCCGCCCAATACGGACTGGGATGAGTTGACCGATGCCGAGCGCAATCGACCCTACATGACTACCGGCGAAGCGAACGCAATCCGCGACAATTGTCCGCATGTCGAGGGTGTGGCGCCGCAGAATCATTATTGGGCGCCGGGGGGCAATATTATCAAGTACTCCAACAGAAAGGTGTCCAATATTCGCTACCACGGCACCTGGCCGGACTATCTGAAAGTCAGGGATAAGAATCTCACCGAAGGTCGCTTTATCACCGAGTATGATTTGCAGGCTCGGTCCATGGTCTGTGTGCTGGGCGCTCAAGTCGCCGAGAATCTGTTTTTGGGTGAGACGGCCATTGGCAAGGAGGTGCGACTCAATGGTGAACGTTTTGTTGTGGTTGGCGTGTTCGAAGACGTAAAATCGAACTTCGACAACGACTATCAGAACAATCTGGTAACCATTCCCTTGACCACCAAAGAGAAACTCCAGCCGTGGGATAAAGCTCTCAGCCTGGTGGCACGAGCCCGCTCAATGGAAGAGATGGAGCAGGCCAAGGAGGAGATCATCAACGCATTGAGAATCTACCGACGTGTGCCGTTCAACCAGGACAACAATTTTGCTCTCATGACGCAGGACACCTTCAAGGAGCAGTTCGCCAACATTACCGATTACATCTATCTTGGTATGATCGTGATCACCTCGGTCGGCCTCATGGTTGGCGGTATCGGTGTGATGAACATCATGTTGGTCTCGGTGACCGAACGGACGCGCGAGATCGGTGTGCGTAAGGCGATCGGGGCAAAACGTTCCAATATAATCATGCAGTTTCTGACCGAGGCTACAACGCTATCAGGTGCCGGCGGCTCTGTCGGAATCCTGGCCGGCATCATGTTGGGGCTAGGGGCCAACTCGGCTTTTGGCTTTCCTTTGTCGCTGTCGATGTTTTGGATTGCTATTGGCTTTGTCGTGTCGGTGTCGGTTGGATTGGTCTCGGGTGTATATCCGGCCTACAAGGCTTCCCGTCTGGACCCGATTGAGGCTCTTCGCTACGAATAG
- a CDS encoding GWxTD domain-containing protein, whose amino-acid sequence MKRRFYILAIAALILWPKSQLGAQFDRITEENQALSGLVLDHALFSDDPTGRVRLELYYQFFNFVLQWLPKGDVYVGEYEIVIRVKDTKGRQVDSFTRMREVVASDEARTRSRSDFRTNQVSFLLDPGKYKLEFILRDRNTAVALSRELEFKLKSFAAKKPRLSNVEFLRAAEQGTGDSSVFAKGDLIVVPSVTRDFSFRPDHNRLLYYLEIYRGSDSAKSVFVETAVRRRWGSLVYRDSMTVELTSSVMRQLREMSMDTLAPGDYELELTLRGRRNKKLDQETTSFSIAWTQDALLRSDYASTLDLIGLIAEPKELSDLSKLKTYQERLDGLNNFWLQRDPTPGSAENEIKGEFFRRVRLANRSFLFMRQPGWRTDRGRVFIKHGEPDEIDDYPFAPNSHPYQEWHYFRGGRYRKFTFLDENEDGDYRLIYPFDGLNLRPDF is encoded by the coding sequence ATGAAGAGACGCTTCTATATACTAGCCATCGCTGCCTTGATACTCTGGCCAAAGAGTCAACTGGGTGCGCAATTCGACAGGATTACAGAGGAGAACCAAGCGTTATCGGGACTGGTTCTGGATCATGCACTCTTCAGTGACGATCCAACCGGCAGAGTCCGACTCGAATTGTATTATCAGTTCTTCAATTTCGTACTGCAATGGCTGCCGAAAGGTGATGTCTATGTCGGCGAGTATGAGATCGTCATCCGTGTTAAGGACACCAAAGGGCGTCAGGTGGATTCTTTCACGCGGATGCGGGAAGTGGTGGCCTCAGATGAAGCGCGCACTCGATCCCGCTCGGACTTTCGAACCAACCAGGTCAGTTTTCTTCTTGATCCGGGCAAGTACAAGCTGGAGTTCATTCTTCGCGACAGGAATACGGCGGTTGCGCTTTCTCGGGAGTTGGAGTTCAAGTTGAAGTCGTTTGCGGCCAAGAAACCGCGGCTGTCCAATGTTGAGTTTCTCAGAGCTGCTGAGCAGGGTACCGGTGATTCCTCGGTTTTTGCCAAAGGGGATCTAATCGTCGTGCCGTCTGTAACGCGGGACTTCAGTTTCCGACCTGACCACAACAGATTATTGTACTATTTGGAGATATATCGTGGAAGCGATTCGGCGAAGAGTGTTTTTGTGGAGACTGCGGTGCGGCGGCGATGGGGAAGTCTGGTGTATCGTGACAGCATGACGGTCGAATTGACATCGTCGGTTATGCGGCAGTTGCGAGAAATGTCCATGGACACGCTGGCTCCCGGTGACTACGAGCTTGAGCTAACTCTTCGTGGCCGTCGCAACAAGAAGCTCGATCAAGAAACGACAAGTTTTTCAATCGCCTGGACCCAGGATGCTCTGCTGCGGAGTGATTATGCCAGCACCCTGGATCTTATCGGTCTCATTGCCGAGCCGAAGGAGTTGAGTGACTTGAGCAAGCTGAAGACGTACCAGGAACGACTCGACGGCCTCAACAACTTCTGGCTCCAGCGTGACCCAACACCGGGTAGTGCTGAAAATGAAATCAAGGGCGAGTTCTTCAGGCGCGTGCGGCTGGCCAATCGCTCGTTTTTATTCATGCGGCAACCCGGTTGGCGCACGGATCGGGGGAGAGTTTTTATTAAGCACGGTGAGCCGGATGAGATAGACGATTATCCATTCGCTCCCAACAGCCATCCCTATCAGGAATGGCATTACTTCCGTGGTGGACGCTACCGGAAGTTCACTTTTCTGGACGAAAACGAAGACGGTGACTATCGTCTAATCTATCCATTTGACGGCCTTAACCTAAGACCGGATTTTTGA
- a CDS encoding ABC transporter ATP-binding protein: protein MIETDNLWKTYEMGSEKVHALRGVTISIQKGEYVAIMGPSGSGKSTLMNLIGCLDTPSEGEYLLNAKQVSTMNDDELASIRNREIGFVFQTFNLLPRASALHNVELPLIYNSSTSTDRLQLAEAALNKVELSDRMHHKPTELSGGQRQRVAIARALVNDPSLLLADEPTGNLDSKTSLEIMRLIDDLHRAGNTIIIVTHERDIANHAHRVLSILDGQIATDELIPEDRRTAI, encoded by the coding sequence CTGATTGAGACCGACAACCTTTGGAAGACGTATGAGATGGGATCGGAAAAGGTCCATGCCCTTCGCGGCGTTACCATCTCGATCCAAAAGGGTGAGTATGTCGCCATCATGGGTCCTTCGGGTTCGGGGAAGTCAACCCTGATGAACCTGATCGGTTGTCTGGATACGCCCAGCGAGGGCGAGTACTTGCTCAATGCCAAACAGGTCAGCACTATGAACGACGACGAACTGGCCAGCATCCGCAATCGGGAAATTGGTTTCGTTTTTCAGACGTTTAACTTACTCCCTCGCGCCTCGGCCCTGCACAATGTCGAGCTGCCGTTGATTTATAACAGTTCGACATCCACCGATCGCCTGCAGTTGGCCGAAGCTGCCCTGAATAAAGTGGAGCTGTCCGACCGCATGCACCACAAACCAACAGAGTTGTCCGGCGGGCAAAGACAGCGCGTTGCCATTGCCCGGGCGCTGGTTAACGATCCGTCGCTGTTGCTGGCTGATGAACCCACCGGTAATCTGGACAGTAAGACATCGCTTGAGATTATGCGACTTATAGACGATCTGCACCGGGCCGGCAATACGATTATCATCGTGACCCACGAACGAGATATCGCCAATCATGCTCACCGTGTTTTGTCCATCCTTGACGGACAGATCGCGACAGACGAACTCATCCCCGAAGATAGGCGAACGGCAATCTAA
- a CDS encoding ABC transporter permease has protein sequence MVLPSLAKIAVAALWANRLRSGLTLLGVIIGVTSVMTIISALEGMMGAIEDDLAVLGPTTFIITKAGGVITSHEQWMEMMKRKPLDMQSWKLLEEGCVLCEKICPRTDGSANVKRGNNTMKRVWVSGGTSNMIDIVDFEVAQGRFYSVEDDLYRRRVAFIGDDVREELFGQTDPLEKTIRIGGIRYTVCGVAKRRGSMFGESQDEFIYIPFSAHIKQFGYPRRGLRFAIKAQSLDELQNAQDQARMILRAQRHVPYNKPDDFTMMTADSILEMLNSFTRIFRMGLVGISSISLVVGGIVVMNIMMVSVTERTREIGIRKAIGAKQNHIMLQFLFEALVTTLGGGLVGIILGHFAASALVGLLDVDMSVSLFATLSGLIVSTGIGIIFGLYPAMKAARMDPIKALSYE, from the coding sequence ATGGTACTTCCCTCTCTGGCAAAAATCGCTGTCGCCGCACTCTGGGCAAACCGTCTTCGCTCCGGGTTGACATTGCTGGGTGTGATAATCGGTGTCACTTCGGTTATGACGATTATTTCAGCCCTGGAAGGTATGATGGGCGCCATCGAGGACGATCTGGCCGTGCTTGGGCCGACAACATTTATAATTACAAAGGCAGGTGGCGTCATCACTTCTCACGAACAGTGGATGGAGATGATGAAACGCAAACCGCTCGATATGCAATCGTGGAAGCTTCTCGAAGAGGGCTGTGTACTGTGTGAGAAGATCTGTCCGCGGACAGACGGTTCCGCCAACGTGAAGCGGGGCAACAACACGATGAAACGTGTGTGGGTCAGCGGCGGTACGTCCAATATGATCGACATTGTCGATTTTGAGGTTGCCCAGGGACGGTTCTATTCTGTTGAGGATGACCTCTACAGACGGCGGGTGGCCTTCATCGGTGATGACGTCCGAGAAGAACTTTTCGGCCAGACGGACCCACTGGAGAAGACCATTCGAATCGGCGGCATCCGTTACACTGTATGCGGCGTGGCCAAACGGCGGGGCAGTATGTTCGGAGAAAGCCAGGATGAGTTTATCTATATACCGTTCTCAGCCCATATCAAACAGTTTGGCTATCCCCGGCGGGGACTGCGTTTCGCCATAAAGGCGCAGTCGCTGGATGAGCTTCAAAACGCGCAGGATCAGGCGAGAATGATTCTCAGAGCACAGCGGCATGTGCCATACAACAAGCCGGACGACTTTACCATGATGACGGCCGACAGTATTCTTGAGATGTTAAACAGTTTTACCCGCATCTTCCGGATGGGGCTGGTGGGTATCTCATCGATATCACTGGTGGTCGGTGGCATCGTAGTGATGAATATCATGATGGTCTCGGTGACCGAGCGCACCCGTGAGATAGGTATCCGTAAAGCGATCGGCGCCAAACAAAACCACATCATGTTGCAGTTTCTATTCGAGGCTCTGGTTACGACTTTGGGCGGTGGTCTGGTCGGTATTATTTTGGGACACTTTGCGGCCAGCGCTTTGGTTGGATTGTTGGACGTCGATATGTCGGTATCGCTGTTTGCTACTCTTTCGGGACTTATCGTCTCGACCGGTATAGGCATCATCTTTGGTTTGTATCCGGCCATGAAGGCCGCACGGATGGATCCCATAAAAGCCCTTAGCTACGAGTAA
- the hisS gene encoding histidine--tRNA ligase — protein MSKDKKKKSDKVKPQLLKGFRDYPPDEQIARQKMLAKVREVYELRGFLPYQTASLEFAGTLLGPHYNEDSLAELFGFTGPDEVDMALRYEFTLSLARFVAGNPTLPLPFRGYQIGNVWRVDKPGPGRYREFAQCDIDIVGTENLLADAEIIATMVATLEHLGVANFKVRFSNRKILNGLIEYSGIPTERGPDVMRVVDKLEKQGREAVVLELGPGRIDQSGDKIAGLDIDPSQIAQIEKFLDIAGETEGDPLERAASILGGIESSQAGIYELQTIQQHLATMGVDQSKSGIDLTIVRGLGYYTGPVFETTLTDLPDYGSVFSGGRYDNLVDRFLNRSIPAVGTSIGIDRLLAALIELKALDLQSATAQVLVTVMDRDRLPDYLSILRQLREAGIPAEVFSGDTKNLTKQIKYGDKVGIPFAVIAGSDEFEAGTVTVKNLAAGRLKAESTTDREEWLKAEDIQETVESSGLIDYLKKKLPGHS, from the coding sequence ATGAGCAAGGACAAGAAAAAGAAAAGCGACAAAGTAAAACCGCAACTGCTCAAAGGCTTTCGCGATTATCCGCCTGATGAGCAGATCGCACGCCAGAAAATGCTGGCCAAAGTGCGCGAAGTTTACGAACTGCGCGGGTTCCTGCCATATCAGACAGCTTCGCTTGAGTTTGCCGGGACACTGTTGGGTCCGCATTACAACGAAGACTCGCTGGCTGAACTGTTCGGTTTCACCGGACCCGACGAAGTCGATATGGCCCTCAGGTATGAGTTCACGCTGTCGTTGGCTCGTTTCGTAGCCGGTAATCCGACCCTGCCGCTGCCCTTTCGGGGCTATCAGATCGGCAATGTCTGGCGGGTCGACAAACCGGGACCGGGGCGCTATCGCGAATTCGCCCAGTGCGACATAGATATAGTGGGTACCGAGAACCTGCTGGCCGACGCCGAGATTATCGCCACCATGGTAGCCACCCTGGAACATCTGGGCGTGGCCAATTTCAAGGTCCGTTTTTCCAATCGCAAGATTCTGAACGGTTTGATCGAGTACTCAGGTATTCCGACTGAGCGCGGTCCCGATGTTATGCGGGTGGTCGACAAACTCGAAAAGCAGGGGAGAGAGGCGGTGGTACTGGAACTGGGGCCGGGACGGATCGATCAGTCGGGCGACAAGATTGCAGGACTCGATATCGATCCATCGCAGATAGCACAGATCGAAAAGTTTTTGGATATCGCCGGTGAAACCGAGGGCGACCCGCTGGAGAGAGCTGCATCCATTCTTGGTGGAATAGAATCTTCCCAGGCGGGAATTTACGAATTGCAGACGATCCAGCAGCATCTCGCCACCATGGGTGTTGACCAATCCAAATCCGGTATCGACTTGACCATTGTACGCGGGCTGGGCTACTACACCGGCCCGGTGTTTGAAACCACGCTTACAGACCTGCCTGACTATGGCTCGGTCTTCTCAGGTGGACGTTATGACAACCTGGTGGATCGTTTTCTCAATCGTTCTATCCCGGCGGTGGGGACATCGATAGGCATCGACCGGTTGCTGGCCGCCCTTATAGAGTTGAAAGCGCTGGACCTGCAATCGGCCACGGCCCAGGTGCTGGTAACCGTCATGGACAGAGATCGGCTGCCGGATTACCTGTCGATCCTGCGTCAACTTCGCGAGGCTGGGATTCCGGCCGAGGTATTCTCCGGCGACACCAAGAACCTGACCAAGCAGATCAAGTACGGCGATAAGGTGGGTATTCCGTTTGCCGTGATAGCCGGATCCGATGAATTCGAAGCCGGTACTGTCACGGTAAAAAACCTGGCCGCCGGGCGGCTGAAGGCTGAGTCCACCACCGACCGGGAAGAGTGGTTGAAAGCTGAAGATATTCAGGAGACAGTTGAGTCATCGGGCTTGATCGACTATCTGAAGAAAAAACTGCCGGGGCACTCTTAA